The Triticum aestivum cultivar Chinese Spring chromosome 3A, IWGSC CS RefSeq v2.1, whole genome shotgun sequence genome includes a region encoding these proteins:
- the LOC123062141 gene encoding uncharacterized protein yields the protein MMSGNTQQQQSAAAAEEEQELARKHAAAVATSRQWSSQTESRIVRVSRVFGGKDRHSKVKTVKGLRDRRVRLSVQTAIQLYDLQDRLGLNQPSKVVDWLLNAARHEIDKLPPLQFPPHQVDLMDHMMTSSSMPLMPHVDDKFCHFASTLAGDGGVKAGADADGDGAHHNMGRFGYHRFMGLNNNSLGLVNSGMPYNFTGESWNNSSVHQSGGAGSPQVSIAAAAAAHHSAFPSLLSLAPRSHQLVYYSSEADQFPVDDLGSQSLSLSSARAFHDQTGS from the coding sequence ATGATGAGCGGCAACACCCAGCAGCagcagtcggcggcggcggcggaggaggagcaggAGTTAGCGCGGAAGCACGCGGCCGCGGTGGCTACGTCGCGGCAATGGTCGTCCCAGACGGAGTCACGGATAGTGCGCGTGTCGCGCGTCTTCGGCGGCAAGGACCGCCACAGCAAGGTGAAGACCGTCAAGGGTCTCCGCGACCGGCGCGTGCGGCTGTCCGTGCAGACGGCGATCCAGCTCTACGACCTGCAGGACCGGCTGGGCCTTAACCAGCCCAGCAAGGTCGTCGACTGGCTGCTCAACGCGGCCCGCCACGAGATCGACAAGCTGCCGCCGCTCCAGTTCCCGCCGCACCAGGTCGACCTCATGGACCACATGATGACCTCCTCCTCCATGCCGCTCATGCCGCACGTCGATGACAAGTTCTGCCACTTCGCGTCCACGCTTGCCGGAGATGGTGGCGTCAAGGCCGGGGCCGACGCAGATGGCGATGGAGCTCACCACAACATGGGGAGGTTCGGCTACCACCGGTTCATGGGGCTCAATAACAACTCCCTGGGACTGGTCAACAGCGGGATGCCATACAATTTCACCGGCGAGTCATGGAATAATAGCAGTGTGCACCAGAGCGGCGGCGCTGGCTCGCCACAGGTCTCGattgctgccgccgccgcggctcACCACTCGGCATTCCCGTCGTTACTCTCCTTGGCTCCAAGGTCGCATCAGCTGGTTTACTACTCGTCCGAGGCCGATCAGTTCCCAGTTGATGACCTGGGCTCCCAAAGCTTATCCTTGAGCTCGGCGAGAGCTTTCCATGACCAGACAGGGAGCTAG